The DNA sequence GGGAGACTGGAGTTGCGGCCTCTGTTACCGCCGAGGACCTGGAGGGCGGGGCGGGTTGGGCGCGTGCCGGCGCACCCCGGCCTGGGAAGAGCGGCCTCGGGCCTGGGCGTGTGGTGGGCGGCGGAGGCCTGGCTCCCTGCAGAACTCCTGCGCAGCCTCTTTTTCTCGACTTCATTACCGGGCCCAGAGGTTCCTGACGCAGACATCCTGCCGCTTTCTCCCTGCTGCTCGTGGGTTGGGGGCCCCTGTCCAGGCTCCTACTCTAGAATGGGACTGCCAGAGGGGCTTTGGGTGGGACGGGACCTGACACGCCTAGACTTGCCTGTGGCTACTCCGGAAGAGCCAGGGTGATGGGAGAGGACGTtgaggtggggaggaggccagTGAGCTGTAAAATAAGGGCTTTAACATCTTCGCAGGCGCTGAACGCAGCTCCGGAACGTTTGGGGAGTAAGATTTACATTCCTGAACTGCAGGACTTGTCATACAATGTATCAGCCTCTGAGTATTACGTAACAATATTAAGGACAGATGCTATTTCAGGTGTTTCCAACAAGGTATCTATATCTGAGGACCCAAGGCTATCCCTGTATATTTTGTGCCTGTGCTTTTTATTGATTAAGTTCAGTGTAGCTAGCCACTCTGGGGATCTAGCTCTCGTTTAAATCCTCATTTACCAATTTATTGATTTCGTGGAATTTGAAACGATTTATCTAACCAGAACGAGTCAAAGCAGAACTTGAACAGATCCGAACAAACAAACCATGTTGAAGTTGATGCAGTTCGAAGGGAATGAAATTTATCTTAAGTTGTTTAGTTAGTAGAATACCAAAAGAGTTTGACATTAGGGTTTGCAAAATGTTTGGCAAATTTAGATTAGAGCCATATTAAAGTTTCTTTCATTGTATAATGGATAAAAAAGGGCCTATGACTTTAGACTGGGTTCAAATTCTTGGTACAGATATTGGTTGTGAAGCCTGAGGTAAGATTACCTAGCCTTTCTCAGATTTAGTGTCCACATCTGTAAGTTGCAGTTTTCTTCTGTTGATTGATGAAATAATATTAGCATGTAAACTGTTTAGCACGTTAATGCACAAAGACGTTATTTTAGCATCTTACTAGCTCTCTAGGAAGTGGAtgacaaataatgaaaattaattttagatgCTGGAGAGTTGTGCGGTTGAGGTTGGACAGACTGTAGGAAAAAGTCTCAGATCTTAGGTCTCAGATGTGAGCATAGCTGTGGTGAGATGGTGAAATAAAGCAGATTGGGACATTGGCTGCAGTCTTGGCTCTGTCGGTAACTATTACTGTGATCTGAGTAAGCTGTTCTCTTCTTTGGCCTTGGTTTCTTAGTGAAATGAAGTATCTGGACCAAATAATTTGTCTAAAATTCTTTTTGTGGACTGAGTTAGAGCTAAAAGGTAGAGAAGATAATAGTTAACACTTATTGAATACCTGCTATGTTTGTTCTAGGTACTGTTGCAAGCACATATGTTATCAACTCACTACATTTTCACAACAAACCGATGAggtacatattattattatccccattttacgggttaggaaactgaggctgagatgTTAACTTGCCTAGGGTTCCAGAACATATAAATAGCAGGTAATCCAGGTAATCTTAAATTCATGTTCTTAATCACTGTGCTAAACTGCCTCTTGTAAAGGGATGTTGGGTTACTATGTGAGGTATTATAAAATAGAGATATATTTGGTAAGATGATAGTCTTTGGTTACAGATATGTGGGCATGGAAAAGATTATTTAATGGATCTTGTCCTAATGTTTGCTATACTTTTTGATCCTTATTCTCTTCATACTTTCTGCTTCCTGGACTTAAACCATCAAATGTAATTCTAGATTCTTTTTCACTGACAGGCTAGATATGGATAGGCACCAAAATTTACTGTGATTTTTGAGAAAAGTTCTGGATCAGAGGTGTAGAATTTCAGGAAACCATACTCATTTTGGAGCTGAGGCAGATTTAGGATAGACCAGCCTTAGCATCCCGAATTCATTTCAGTGTTCCCACACTTGGGATGCTTTGGTCTggattctctctcttttcatGTCAGATTTGCATTTATGCGTAGGAGCAGGAGTTGAAAATGAATTCTTTAGAGCACATTTGACATGGAATTGGATTGATATGATAGCAACTATagataaaaaaggattttttaaaattttaacttctcaatatacattgcagttgattttcatgataGTTGAAAAACTGTATTAAGTACCTATTGTGATGTAATACTGTGCTAATGTAGACATTGTGCAGTTTGACGATGGATCCTGTTTTGAAAGACAATAAAATCCACAGCTAAAATACTTTGACATAAACTGTTCAACAAACCTTTTGAtcccatatgtaaaataaatcagTTTATAATTCTAAATCTAATGAaagactttaaatatatataatagtaGCTTTTTGAGGTGGTTTATTTAACCAcatcacaataaaagaaaattgctactttttttttttgccattgtgGAGAGTCAGTGGGTAATGCTCTAGTCCACTTTCTTAAAGAGTAATGTCCTTTTGCACAGGGCTGCCACATACAGTTGGGCAGGTTTTGCATTGTACAACCCTCCGGGTGTGATCTTACATGGACTGTGATGTAAACAGTGCTGTCTGGGGTTGTGTGGTATATTCTATAGCAGTGTCTTTGTGGCACTGCTTTTGtgctcctgcccccacctcaATCTTGAATGTGTTTTTTtagagtaatttttttctctaataagCCCTGGGCAtcctgtttttctgctttttttccttttcactttttcagatgaagtcaaactgttgaTAAGCCATGCATAGGTTTTCTTTGGTTTGGGTTATATCTGGCTAACATTTTAGAAACTGACTTTTTCTTTGCCTACTGCATTGGTTGGTTTGGAACACTTGTGTTTTtgtagaatttaattttaattttagactgaaacacaaacaaaagaagaatatCCCATATGTGTACTACATCTGATTTCAAAATCAGGTATATTGATTTGgtgattatttgttgttttggctTGTATATGTTGTAAACTCTTCTCAGCTCTTGTGAAAATTATGTTTTAGCTGTATTCTTAAAAATACTGCATATTAGAAATTTGAAGTACTTTTTATTAGTTATCAAGCCAATAACCAAATCACAGTCCGCTTTTGATCACTTACTTTTGCTGTTGGCTGTTGCCTCTGTCATCTCTCCCAGACCTGCTTTAGCCAGATCAGTGGTTGAAATGATGTGAAAAGTGAGGGTGACTGGCACCTTGTTAGAAATGTGCTCTTTTTTCAGGGAGGTGTCCTATCAAGTTTTCACTGCTAACACTTTCCCTCTCCAATTTTAAAGAGGTGTTGATTGAATGGAGAGGAATAATTTTTGAAGTGTAGTCTTCGAATGCTACAGTAAGTTGAATAACtttaaaagaatttctgaaaaaaattttagtatCAATCTGTCCGGATGTACATAGGTGTACTAATATATACTTTCTCTGAAGCGCAGAGAACCTGAGAATTAAAACCATGTGAAAAAGAGGTGGGGGAAAGCAGCTTTAAGTGTTGCTTAGATAAGTAGAAAGATGCTAGATGACTTGGAGTAGGTTTATTAAGCATTATTAAGTTAACTGTATACCATTTGcagttaattatttaataatgtgTAAGGTTGTGTAAGGGATgcttcatatctttttttttagacTAATGAGTGTCTTACTTGAGAAGTAGTTTACACATATGTACAATGGGTATTCTATTTCCATGTTCATGCTAGTATCTGAAGTGTAACATGAATTATATTAACTGAAGTTGTGAGGAAATATACAATACACTGATATCTCTCGACAGTGATTCTAGTTCTAGTATGTAGAGCTCCTTGTTCAATAGGTCTATGTTCCACTTGTAAGTAAATGTAGGCATAACAATGCCTTGGGTATAGTAGgggttcaataaatacttgttgaaagaaTAACAATATGGATAAGATAGGTTTAGGTTGCTTTGGTGTTGTAGATTAGATCGGTTAACAAATCTGTTTTCAGTAGTAATTTACTAGCATTATTTAATGCATATTGAGCACCTTGAATGTGAAATGATTGTTAGCAATGGAGCAGAACATATTTCATAGGAATTTTGTGCTCCAATATTTTGGAGACTttgattgaaataataaaatgttaatatttatttatttacttatctacATCATGATTAGTTGATTTTGATTTAACCATAACCAGAGGTGACAAGTGGacatttttcctttattccatATCAGTATAtcagatattttgtattttgaattttatgtataaaaaattaagtatatgtaaaataatacttaaataatgaagaatattttgaaaaagggTTACCAACATTCTTAATATGagcttttttcattttgctgtgtTCTCTTTAaccatatttacatatattttacataatttacaACAATGAATATACAATTTTGTAAACATTCTTCCATGTTATTATagtcattataattattttagtaGTTACTCCATTAGAAATTACAACTGTAATTTACCAGACCCTGAATGGACAGTTGTTTCTGATTTACTAGGTTGTAAATAAGGGTGAagtgaagatttttatatttagggttgGCCCTCCCTacccatgggttctgcatctgtggggTCAACCAATGAACCAGTGATGggtcaaaatatttaaaaaaaaaaaaaaaaaaaaaaaaaaaaaaagttgcaccTGTACTGAAACATGTACTTTTTTCCCTTGTATTATTccttaaacaatacagtataacaactagtTACATAGCATTTGCATCATATTAGGTATTGtaggtaatctagagataatttaaagaatACCAAggaatgtgcataggttatatgcaaacactacaCCATTTGATATCAAGGACTTGAGCAGATTTTGGTGTCTGCagaaggtcctggaaccaatccccgaagatactgagggatgattgtgtaacattttccttctttgtaatTGTCCATAGGCTAAATTTCCAAGAGTAAAATACGAATGAATCTTGTTTATTATGGTACTGCTTtccaaaaaaattacatatttaaaatttgggTCTAATACCTGTATATTTGTTTCCTATAACTCTTTGCTAGCATTGATTATTACCTTTAAAACTAACTTAATAAATGTAGTGgtaattaattttatgtatttctttgattAGCAAGAAGCTCAACATTTTATCTTGTTTACTTAATACTTCTCTTTGTAAACTGTTTGTATTGATTGTATTCTTTGCTTATTTACCCAttgggaatttattttattcttagaaaCAGTAAAGCATATGAATAGGCTTCTGCTGGGTCACATAATGTGACTAactcatcttttttaaaaaaatttttattagcatattcattcttaaaaatcatatttctttatgccctttgcaaTAAGAaacatctgctttaaaaaaaaaaatttatatgtgtctatgttactaacattttctttttgcagaCCATTCATCAAGGATTTTGTATCCAAGGTTCAAAAGTTTGTTACCCAAGATGATGAATGCTGACATGGACggtatgtttttcattttctgttttgtatGTTCCTGTTTTTGTGGATGCTTTTGCTTTATTAAGCAATGGGAATAGCAGAGAAACAATATTTAGAAGGCTTGGATCTTGGCTAATTTACTTATTGATATCCCATCTAATTTTAGAAAGGATCTAAGGCAGCTTTCATTCCTTAACTGAGATGTTGGCAAGTCATTTTTATCTTCACCTTAGTGTTGTCATCTGCAGTGTGGGGATATAACTTTTTACTTCAAAGGGCtctttataagtaaaataatatgaaccatttttcagatttttaagcACTATACTACATATGTGGTACCTACTGTTAATAGTAAATTTCAACCTTTTTATTATAGCAGTTGATGCTGAAAATCAGGTGGAACTGGAGGAAAAAACACGACTTATTAATCAAGTGTTGGAACTTCAACACACACTTGAAGGTTAGTTtagattttttagttttcttgaaTGACATCCAATTAACTGAAATTATAATCATTTATGTTGCTAAATTTTGTTTGTTAGGGTGTATAGTTTAAAAAGTGTAAACTCCAAAGTCCATTTCAGTATATActttttcaatattctttttttttttccccctcctgccTGTAGCTTTGTCTGGTGGTTTTATAGAACAGATATGCTTCAACAGGAAAGTCAAATAGTATTCTCATGCTTATGTCTTATGGTCTAACATAACACCATTTAGTATGAGAGCCCCCTTTAAGAACCCACAATGTGTTACTGAGTCCACTTtaataaagcttattttaaagtgaaaacaaTGTGTTAGCCTCAGAGATTAAAAGGGAATTGatctttttcatttagtattcTTTCATAAAATGAATACTACCACTGAAACACTTTTGGTTTGTAATGAAATTAAGAGGTTGTTATTTTGGGGGCACCAGAGTAAGCATATCTTGTCCTTCAgaaccctccagtggcttcccattttacagaattaATAAAAGCCAATGTCTGTGACTTCCCTGCTACTTTTCAGAGAAGTGTCACACTCTGCTTCCTACATTCCACCTCAGACCCTGACCTCCATGCTGTTCTTTCAACATGCCAAGCATGGTTCTACTCAGGGTCATTAGCTGCTGTTCTTCTCTGCTTGAGTCTTCTTCCCTTAGTTGCATATCTATATGTCTCATTCCCTTACTTCCTTTAGGTCTCTGGTCAAATTCCTTTATCAAAATAACTAACCCTGAAAAGAGCAACTTCCTTGTGCTTCCTATGATCCTTATCCTTCTTGCTTTTTCTCCAGACCAACCAATCTCAGTGTGAcatacaatatatttatttaatgtttgctTCTGACCCCCACTTCGTACCCTCTTAATGCATATGTGcccatgtgtctttttagtttattgttacttctagaacaatgcctggctcTCAGAGGGAAcccaatacatatttgttaagtgaatgaatggaggtatttttttatttgatcacCAGGAACTACATCTTTTGAATTTCATGctaatataaaaatactaaatggTCAGTTGCTTGGAAAGTGACTGTCTATATCCAGATATATAAATTCTGTTGTATTAACTTACTTAAACATTTCTAGTAAAGACATTATAGTTTTACATTGGTAAGACATGAGTCAGAATTCACgttttaaaaacaaagtctgttttcttttttaaataaatattttaaaagttaactaTTCAACATAAATGCTGTTTACAAAGAATAACATTTAGTCTAATGTTAAACCTAGGAATTATTGTCTACTGACTTGCACTCAGTTTACTTTGCTTACCTTCTCTAAAGTAATaggaatttaaaaacagaaaatttaaggaTTGTGGTATCTCTTTTAATAATGAGTCTTAAGCTTTTCCTAATACAGAGTCTTTGCCATCATTTTATTGATAATgggcatttttatatttttacatagaTCTCTCTGCAAGAGTTGATGCAGTTAAGGAAGAAAATCTGAAGCTAAAATCAGAAAACCAAGTTCTTGGACAATATATAGAAAACCTCATGTCAGCTTCTAGTGTTTTTCAAACAACTgacacaaaaagcaaaagaaagtaaGGGATTGATATCCCTTTATGGAATTGCTGCTGATCATTTCTGTAAAACTTGGATAGATTCCAAAAGTTACAGTA is a window from the Cynocephalus volans isolate mCynVol1 chromosome 9, mCynVol1.pri, whole genome shotgun sequence genome containing:
- the SCOC gene encoding short coiled-coil protein, encoding MMNADMDAVDAENQVELEEKTRLINQVLELQHTLEDLSARVDAVKEENLKLKSENQVLGQYIENLMSASSVFQTTDTKSKRK